One uncultured Tolumonas sp. genomic window carries:
- the apbC gene encoding iron-sulfur cluster carrier protein ApbC: MIETVRQLLSEFKPAAWEKDLLSSGFVKKIELVDRKLHIHIQLPFAGSSWGEEIQTLLDERIRQVADISRIDWQTDIMVESIARQNTVPPIPGVRNLIAISSGKGGVGKSTTAVNLALALHQEGARVGLLDADIYGPSIPLLLGKPNAHPEIIDEKYMRPVKAHSVVCNSIGFLVPEHEAAVWRGPMASKALSQILYDTRWGELDYLIADLPPGTGDIQLTIAQQVPTTAAVVITTPQDLALIDARKGISMFEKVNIPVLGVIENMSYHICSKCGHKEMIFGEGGGIKMAQQQGVQLLGQVPLHIHIREQSDDGVPIVVAEPHSKLAVNYQKIARKIAASLYFSGKTEPSTIFAVNR; the protein is encoded by the coding sequence GTGATTGAAACTGTACGCCAGCTGTTAAGTGAATTTAAACCTGCAGCCTGGGAGAAGGATTTATTGTCGTCCGGTTTTGTAAAAAAAATCGAACTTGTTGATCGCAAACTGCATATTCATATTCAGTTACCGTTTGCCGGATCATCGTGGGGAGAAGAGATCCAAACGCTGTTAGATGAACGCATTCGTCAGGTCGCTGATATTAGCCGGATAGATTGGCAAACCGATATCATGGTCGAAAGTATCGCCCGTCAAAATACGGTGCCGCCCATTCCCGGGGTGCGTAATTTGATCGCCATAAGTTCTGGAAAGGGTGGTGTGGGTAAATCAACGACCGCGGTTAATCTGGCATTGGCATTACATCAGGAAGGTGCTCGGGTTGGTTTATTAGATGCTGACATTTATGGTCCGTCGATCCCTTTATTGTTGGGCAAACCCAACGCGCATCCTGAAATTATTGATGAAAAATACATGCGTCCAGTCAAAGCGCATTCTGTGGTATGTAACAGTATCGGCTTTTTAGTACCGGAACACGAAGCCGCTGTCTGGCGCGGCCCGATGGCCAGTAAGGCACTGTCCCAGATTTTGTATGATACCCGTTGGGGCGAGCTGGATTATCTGATTGCAGATCTACCGCCGGGAACCGGTGATATTCAGCTCACGATTGCGCAACAGGTGCCAACCACCGCCGCGGTGGTGATCACCACACCGCAGGATCTGGCATTAATTGATGCCCGCAAAGGGATATCCATGTTCGAAAAAGTGAATATTCCGGTGTTGGGTGTGATTGAGAATATGAGTTACCACATCTGCAGTAAATGCGGGCACAAAGAGATGATTTTCGGCGAAGGTGGCGGTATTAAAATGGCACAGCAACAAGGTGTGCAGTTGCTGGGACAAGTGCCGTTACACATCCATATTCGTGAACAAAGCGATGATGGTGTGCCAATTGTCGTTGCTGAACCACACAGTAAACTGGCTGTTAATTATCAGAAGATCGCCCGAAAAATCGCGGCTTCGCTTTATTTTTCAGGAAAAACCGAGCCAAGCACGATTTTTGCTGTTAATCGCTAG
- the metG gene encoding methionine--tRNA ligase encodes MSSASRNILVTCALPYANGSIHLGHMLEHVQADIWVRFQRMRGHNIHFICADDAHGTPIMLKAQQLGITPEEMIAAVSEEHQTDFAGFKISFDNYHSTHSDENRHFSELIYTKLKENGFIKSKTISQLYDPEKNMFLPDRFVKGTCPKCKAADQYGDNCEVCGATYSPTELINPKSAVSGATPVMKDTEHFFFDLPQFADMLQAWTTSGALQEEISNKLNEWFTSGLHQWDITRDAPYFGFEIPGAPNKFFYVWLDAPIGYMGSFKNLCDKRGDIDFDAFWGQNSNAELYHFIGKDIVYFHSLFWPAMLDGAGFRKPSNVFVHGYVTVNGAKMSKSRGTFIKASTYLQHLDPECLRYYYAAKLNNRIDDLDLNLDDFVARVNSDVVNKLVNLASRTAGFVTKRLDGKLADTLSEPALYATFTSASERIADAYENREFSRAIREIMALADEANRYVDEKAPWVIAKQEGQEAELSAVCSTTLNLFRVLMTYLKPVMPELAARAEAFLNVTLDWADIEQPLLAHTVAPFKALFNRIDPVKVAAMVEASKEEQQTAVPKATGPLADEPIAPEISYDDFAKLDLRVALIKKAEAVPEADKLLRLQLDLGGETRQVFAGIKSAYSPEQLEGKLTVMVANLAPRKMRFGMSEGMVLAAGPGGKDLFVLEPHEGAQPGMRVK; translated from the coding sequence ATGTCGAGCGCATCAAGAAATATTCTGGTTACCTGTGCCTTACCTTACGCCAACGGTTCTATTCATCTCGGACATATGCTGGAACATGTCCAGGCTGATATCTGGGTTCGTTTTCAACGCATGCGCGGGCATAACATTCATTTTATCTGTGCCGATGATGCCCACGGCACACCAATTATGCTCAAAGCGCAGCAACTGGGCATTACCCCCGAAGAAATGATTGCGGCTGTTTCCGAAGAGCATCAAACCGATTTCGCGGGTTTCAAAATCAGTTTTGATAACTATCACTCTACTCACAGCGATGAAAATCGTCACTTCTCTGAATTGATCTATACGAAGCTGAAAGAGAATGGGTTCATCAAGAGCAAGACTATTTCTCAACTGTACGATCCGGAAAAGAATATGTTCCTGCCGGATCGCTTTGTGAAAGGCACTTGCCCGAAATGTAAAGCAGCCGATCAATACGGTGATAACTGTGAGGTTTGCGGTGCAACCTACAGCCCGACTGAGCTGATCAACCCAAAATCAGCGGTATCTGGTGCGACACCGGTCATGAAAGACACCGAGCATTTCTTCTTCGATTTGCCACAGTTCGCCGACATGCTACAGGCATGGACGACATCTGGTGCTTTGCAGGAAGAGATCTCAAACAAACTGAACGAATGGTTCACTTCGGGTTTGCACCAGTGGGATATCACCCGTGATGCGCCTTATTTCGGTTTTGAAATTCCGGGCGCACCAAACAAATTCTTCTATGTATGGCTAGATGCGCCAATCGGTTACATGGGTTCTTTCAAAAACTTGTGTGACAAACGTGGCGATATCGATTTTGACGCGTTCTGGGGTCAAAACAGCAATGCTGAGTTGTACCATTTCATCGGTAAAGACATCGTTTATTTCCACAGCCTATTCTGGCCAGCAATGCTGGACGGCGCCGGTTTCCGTAAACCAAGTAACGTTTTCGTGCATGGTTATGTGACTGTGAATGGCGCGAAGATGTCTAAATCTCGCGGCACCTTCATCAAAGCGTCCACTTATCTGCAACATCTGGACCCTGAATGTCTGCGTTACTACTATGCGGCCAAACTGAACAACCGCATCGATGATCTGGACTTGAACCTCGATGATTTCGTGGCGCGCGTAAACAGCGATGTGGTGAATAAGCTGGTTAATCTGGCATCGCGTACCGCTGGGTTTGTCACTAAACGTTTAGATGGCAAACTGGCTGATACTCTGTCTGAACCCGCACTGTATGCGACCTTTACTTCCGCCAGCGAACGAATTGCCGATGCTTACGAAAATCGTGAGTTCAGCCGCGCTATTCGTGAAATCATGGCATTAGCGGATGAAGCTAACCGCTATGTTGATGAAAAAGCGCCATGGGTAATTGCTAAACAGGAAGGTCAGGAGGCTGAACTGTCGGCAGTTTGCTCAACAACACTGAATTTGTTCCGTGTGTTGATGACCTACCTGAAACCGGTCATGCCGGAACTGGCTGCCCGTGCCGAAGCATTCCTGAATGTGACGCTAGATTGGGCTGATATTGAACAGCCGCTGCTGGCGCACACAGTTGCTCCGTTCAAAGCGCTGTTTAACCGCATTGACCCGGTGAAAGTTGCTGCGATGGTTGAAGCTTCAAAAGAAGAACAACAAACGGCAGTGCCAAAAGCCACTGGCCCCTTAGCCGATGAACCAATTGCACCAGAAATCTCTTACGATGATTTTGCTAAACTTGATCTACGTGTTGCGCTGATTAAAAAAGCAGAAGCCGTACCTGAAGCCGACAAGTTACTGCGTTTACAGCTGGATCTGGGCGGTGAAACACGCCAGGTATTCGCAGGCATTAAATCCGCGTACTCTCCTGAACAATTGGAAGGCAAATTGACAGTGATGGTCGCAAATCTGGCACCACGCAAGATGCGTTTTGGTATGTCAGAAGGAATGGTTCTGGCAGCAGGCCCTGGTGGCAAAGACCTGTTTGTTCTCGAACCGCACGAAGGCGCACAGCCTGGCATGCGTGTTAAATAA
- the udk gene encoding uridine kinase, translating to MSDKQPECVIIGIAGASASGKSLIARTIYNELTAELGEDQIGVITEDCYYKDQSHLPMSERVKTNYDHPSAFDHALLAEHLKQLIAGKAVDIPTYSYSEHTRTEQTLHFTPKRIIIVEGILLLNDSTLRKLLNVSIFMDTPLDICLVRRLARDVQERGRTMDSVLEQYQKTVRPMFLQFIEPSKQYADIIIPRGGRNRIAIEMLKSRIRHLLLS from the coding sequence ATGTCTGATAAGCAACCCGAGTGCGTAATTATAGGTATTGCTGGTGCATCCGCGTCAGGTAAGAGTTTGATCGCCAGAACTATCTACAATGAACTGACGGCTGAACTGGGTGAAGATCAGATTGGTGTTATCACGGAAGATTGCTATTACAAGGATCAAAGTCATCTGCCGATGTCTGAGCGGGTGAAGACAAATTATGATCACCCGAGTGCCTTCGATCATGCGCTGTTAGCTGAGCATCTGAAACAATTGATAGCAGGGAAGGCGGTTGATATTCCAACCTACTCCTATTCAGAGCATACCCGCACAGAACAAACGCTGCACTTTACCCCGAAACGGATCATTATCGTGGAAGGGATTTTGCTGCTTAACGATTCCACACTACGTAAATTGCTGAACGTCAGTATTTTTATGGATACACCATTGGATATTTGTCTGGTTCGCCGTTTAGCAAGAGACGTTCAGGAGCGTGGCAGAACCATGGACTCCGTGCTGGAACAGTATCAAAAAACAGTGCGACCAATGTTTTTGCAATTTATCGAGCCATCGAAGCAATACGCCGATATTATTATTCCCCGAGGCGGTCGTAACCGTATCGCGATTGAAATGTTGAAATCGCGGATCCGTCATTTACTGCTGAGCTGA